One region of Oryza sativa Japonica Group chromosome 10, ASM3414082v1 genomic DNA includes:
- the LOC136353790 gene encoding actin cytoskeleton-regulatory complex protein pan-1-like, whose amino-acid sequence MMERNKENAAKKKYHHHLGSSGYSVAMPKWEEMEASLLERGIEPATANWPERSKFWYYAHGGTLNPADGSLVFGDQIREAARRLTDELEASSQGAFRPDREKDELSLALQTPEHPGRTRGKGVIPSKIGFKEDIHTYRSRMRSKRDTEAKIAYLEFRVSSYELSMQEEVARKVDERMAAHRSHDPQPTIPPAMVSPSGNRSSYASTGQVGSQSMDAMQTQDESTCPVDDITQRTPCELHIPFKNLSIKVASGMAIPTDTSGTYHCRSIPAGYSKVEVEFVEGAYEDLELDYPGGDGETHLRDTSHAIILWRKRYIILPGQQAASRAPSPPAPPSPPQAPAPSPPHAPAPSPPQAPAPTPPQAPTPTPPQAPLPAPSKSRAPQAPPPAPTRATKKTKVDAAKNKDPGYDCT is encoded by the exons atgatggaaagaaacaaagaaaatgccgccaagaagaagtaccatcaccacttggggtcaagcggctatagcgtcgcgatgccgaagtgggaggagatggaggctagcttgcttgagaggggtattgAACCGGCCACtgctaattggccggaacgatcgaagttctggtactatgctcacggtggaacgctcaacccagctgatggctccctggtcttcggcgatcagatacgcgaggctgcgcgtcgactaacagacgaattggaagcctcttctcagggcgcgttccgaccggacagagagaaggacgagctgtcactcgccctgcagactccagagcatccaggacgaacacgagggaaaggggtgattccttcgaagattgggttcaaggaggacatccacacatacaggagtcggatgaggagcaagagagataccgaggcgaagattgcataTCTAGAGTttagggtatcgagctacgagctcagcatgcaagaggaggtggcaagaaAGGTTGATGAACgaatggccgcacatcggtcccatgatccccagccgaccattcctcctgcaatggtgagcccgtcaggaaaccgtagcagctacgcctcaacggggcaggtaggatcacagagcatggacgccatgcaaacccaggatgaatccacctgccccgttgatgacatcactcagcggacaccatgtgagctgcatattcctttcaagaacttatcaataaag gtggcgtcgggcatggccatcccaacggacacttcaggtacttaccactgcaggtcgattccagcaggatactccaaggtcgaagttgagtttgtCGAAGGCGCGTatgaggacctcgagctggattaccctggaggagacggtgagacgcatctacgagacacaagccacgccattattctatggcgcaagcggtacatcatcctccctgggcaacaagcggcgtctcgtgcaccatctcctccggctccgccatctcctcctcaggctccagcaccgtctcctcctcatgctccagcaccgtctccacctcaggctcctgcaccgactcctcctcaggctcctacaccgactcctccgcaagctcctcttccggcaccttccaagtcaagggccccccaagctccaccgcctgcccccacaagggcaacgaagaagacgaaagttgacgccgccaagaacaaggacccggggtacgattgcacgtaa